TTTATAGTGTATAAGTTTTCTATGAGATGATGTATGGCTGGGTTTTCTTCTGTTTTGTTTGtggattgtaaatcaaaagtCATGTATGTGCACAAACTGTTTGATAAAATGCGTCTGAGGGAAACATGTCATCGTTGTTTTAAATTTTTGACAATGTTATCAGCCATCTAGTTTTCATAACAATCTCTGAATTTTGAACATATTTTTTTATTCTCTGTAACAATGGTTCTTAATAATATGTGTTGTTCTGTTTTTCTGTTTGTGATTTGCATGGTATAGTAAGTATATGTATCCTCAAGGAGATTTTTCACCATCCCGTGTGAATTCTACGTCGCACCTAAAGATAATACAGCAAATTAAAGGAGGCTTAAACGATGAATACTTGAAAATTCTCAAGAAGATGTCAATTGGGCATTTACTTAATATGGAGCCGACCAGATTCAGTGGTCCAATTATCAACTCTTTGCTTCGAAGAGTGGTTGAGCCTCTTGCAGGTAACGATCCAGATTCTATGTACTTTTGCATTGGAGGTAAAGTTGTGAAGTATGGAATGTGGGAGTCTGCACTTGTGACGGGTTTGAGTTTCAAGGGAAGTGATGTTATTCATCCTCGTGGTTGTGCTGGATCTGAGCTGATTAATAAATACTTTCTTGGCAAGAAAAGTATCACATTGGGAGAGTTGTCAAGAAAATTTGATTCTTTGGAGCAGTCGACGGATAAAGTAAAACTCGGTCTGGTTCTCCTAGTCCAGGGTGTTCTAATGGGGAACGAATATGTAAGAGATGTAAATCTTGCATACTTCCACATGGTGGAAAACATTGAGAAGTTCAACAAATTCCCATGGGGAAAGCTGTGTCACCAGAGGATGCTGAAATGTTTTAGAAATGTTGTCGGCGGGAAAAAAGAAGTGGAGCAAATTGGAAAAAGTAAGACTAATCCAAAAGGCAAGTCAGCTATTGCCGGGCATGGAAGCTTTAGATCTGCGTATAATTTGTATGGATTCCCATATGCTTTTCAGGTACTGCATAGAATATTTATAAATTTAGTATAGAAATTATGTTGAATAATAAATGGTATTTATGTTTGCTTTTCAAATTCCATAGGTCTGGGCCTTTGAAATCATTCCACTTCTACGGAAGAGTTTTGCGATTAGCTTAGAACCGAAACAATTTCCACGCGTGCTGCATTACGCTTGTGACAGTATACATCCAGAGTCTTCTGCAGTTGAAAATATACTGACATCTAAGGTGTGTTCACTTAACACTTTTCTATATCCCCTTAATGTTTATTAGCAAAGGCCTACTTTGAATACTGCGTTATACATTTTATTTCTTCATGCAGATTGAAGTCCTGGCTTGCATAAAACCCGTAGAGGGGGAGATGTCGTCAAAGTACAAGGGGTCTGTCCTCCTGATATCTGCTGACTTATCAGAATtagaggatgatgatgaagacaaaGCCGTGGAGATGGAGATATCGATGGAAATGCAATCTGCAAATGAAGAGTGGGAGGTAGCAAAGGATAGGATGATGGTTCAGAAACACAAGCACCCCAATCCTGTTCTAACCAGGTTCTCTCTTTAGTTGGTTGAACATTAAATGTTTCGTTGTTTGATTCATAGTGATTGTTTTAAACTTAAATGGGTGTTTTAATACAGGATACCCAGCTTTTGAGAGAGGTATTTACACAGGTTAAGGAACTCACATCAAAGGTTTCCAGAATGGACAAAGAGATGTCAAAACTTAAGGACGGTGACAACCGCAATAACCAGGCTTCTATAGAGATGGTAACCTAGTGTTTGGAATGTTAAGTTCAGTATGTTACGTGAAAAACCCTGACTCTGCACAGTTTAAGGGTCTTGTTCccataaaaagatattatccattTTCTTCCTGAAGATAGCTAGGTTTACTGTTTACATGGTGGAGTGATTATGAGAGCTTACCTTTCTTTACTATTACTATATATTACAATGATATTTATTAAAAAATATTGGCTAAAGTTGTGATTTTCTGTAGCAGGAGGTTATAGATGAAGATGAGAGGCTGAAAATCCTTGCGGATGACTTGGGTGAGGAGGTGTACAAGGCCGTCATAACTGTTCTGTCGGAGATGAATTACTACAGTTTCAGCGGAAGGTTTAGTGTTCCTAAATGGAGGAACTTTAGGAGTGGTGGAATGGAGATATTAAAGGAAGTTGCTTCATTTACGCTGGAACAGTGGAGGACCCTTAAGAAAAGATTTGAAAATGATAAAGAAGTCAAGAGTCTGGAAACGAAAATGAATGAAATGGAGTACGAGAACAAGAACTTGATTTATCAGAATGATGAGCTACGTAAACATTATATTGAAGGTACTCTATTTTGTCATAGGATTAAAATTTTCTAGAATAAGACACTGGATCGAATTCAAAAAAAGTTAAGACAAACTTCAGTTTTAAGTTTGCAACAAATGAACCACAAAATAATGTGCTGGTTTTGAGTTTTCTGAATTGTATATACTGAAGCTGTAAAAACTTCACCAATTCCATTGCGGGATCTTATTAGCTCCTGTTCGAATTgtgctttattttttcatttttccccCTCTTTTTCCCTTAAAAGACGAGTAAAATGAAAATATGTTGTTTTGATAGTTTAATGCTTTAATAGTTGTGATAATTAAATTTGGTATTTGTATACATGTCCATTAGAAATAAACAAGATGCAACAGGAGCATAAGTAGAAAGGATCAACAGGGAGCATGAAGAACTTAAGTCGGAAATGGAATCGCAAAGGAAAGAGGTAATTTGCCGTGATGATTCATTTCAAATTAGTTTTATGATATCTAGCCCAATAGATAAGTTTGTAGACATTGCTGAAGGATTGAAGCTAGTAAAAAAAGCCAAAAACCGAGTTATTGTAGTAGCATGATGGAGGATTGTACTTTTTCACATGTTATAAAGCACTCAAGTAAGTCTCCACTATGAAAGAGAGACGTAATAGGCTTCATATATAGAATTTTGATATTATCTATGAGAGCCGTTTAACAGTTTTTCATATacattgtaaatttttttttgggtatTCAGTTTGCAATGATTTTTTTGAGTATTCAGTTTGCAATGAAAAATAGTAATTTTGAAATGGTTTTCTCATGGGAACAGAGGGAGGTACTCGAGATGGCATTGCTGGTTGCTGCAGAGAAAAAGGTTAAACTTTGAACTTACTGCTGTGATTTACTGATACATTAGATAATTAGGAATTACTTGATACACAAACTATGACCATCTTGGATATCATGTAATTTATTCTCTTCTTGTAATTGTTGATACCAGAGAATAGAAGAGAATCTTGTCAAGGAGAAAACTGTACTAGAAAAAGACATGGCCAGAGATAAAATGGAATTAGAATTTGAGGAAAAAGAGATGAGTGAGAAATTGGGAAAAAAAGGAAAGACAACATGAATATTTTGAAGATCTGAACCAAATTCTTATTGCCAAGGAGCGGAAAAGCAATGATGAACTGCAGGAAGCTCATAACGAACTGACCAGGGtgagttctctctctctctctctctctctctctctcactctctctctctctgtcatATATATCTATTGGAGCCACCCAGTGTAACTGACATGTGAACTGAACTGTTATACTGTAACAGTCTTTCGGATGGTAGGTTCTTCATAGTTTCCTTGATGTAGCTAGACTTGTAGAGGAACTAATATTCTTGTGGTGGCTAAACAAACATCCCATTGGCATGTAGGAACTAAGAGAAATGTCTGGTGATTCTTTTATTGGGGTTAAGAGAATGGGAGAGCTTGAAATGAAACCATTTCATGATATATGCAAAAGGAAATATTGTAGTGACGAAGCATATGAGAAAGCCGTAGAGATCTGCACCTCCTGGGAAGCATGTCTCAGAGACCCACATTGGCATCCTTTTAAAATCATTGAAGTTGGGAATAACCATCAGGTATCTTTCTCCAATCCAATCTATACTTCTGTTTAGTGGACTTGCTTTCTAGATGAATTTATGCAATTTATAGTCAAACTTCTTATCCTTTTATCCTAAGAATTTGTATTGCCCTTTGTTATGTTTGGGAGGGCAGAAAGTTTGCTGTTGTAGTTTTATTAATGGTCGGTTGGTTCATTTCTCATCTGAGCGGTTTTGTTTCTTATTTCTAAATTGTGTGCCGTTTCATTGGTTTTGTTAATAGAGTACATAATATTGGTTGGAGGAACAGTACATGGTAGTATAATATAGAATGAAATAGTCACTTATTATGCCTGCATACGGTCGTTGATTTGCAGGAGACAATAAATGAAGACGATGAGAAGCTGAGAGGCCTTAGAAACGAGTTTGGTGAGGAAGTATACAGGGCTGTCACAACCGCCATCATGGAAATGAATGAGTACAATGCAAGCAGGAGGTTTGTTGTTTCAGAACTTTGGAACTTCAGGGAGGGGAGAAAGGCTCGCTGAAGGAAGTAGTTTCTCATCTACTGAAACAGGTGAAGAGCCTTAAGCGGAAGAGGACCTCCTAATGTCTGTATGAATGATTTCATATCAGATTGTTAAAGATATACTTCAAACCCACAGAGGACCTGGCGTTGAAATTGGCTGTAAATGTAGGGAAGTTGAAGTTGGTGTAAGGGGCATATATTAGCAGTTTTGGTcttacgaagaagatgaactcattAGTTTAAAATCTACCGCCATGTAGTTTGGACTTGTTGGATCGTCGTAGCGTATTGAGCTGCCATTTGGAGCTTGTGATGCATTGCTGCATATTTAAACTCTGTCAGGTCCAATTGAAGTTTATGAGAGTTTCTGACATCCTCCAATCCTCTACCTATTTACTTTGTGAACAGGAATTCTAAATTTTATACTCCGTATATTTGAAATATCCTTGAGTTGTGGCAAATGCAACCTTTAACTCTGTAGCAGGTATCCATGCGGCATGCCTAGAGCATGTTTTTTTTCTCACAGCATGTTTAGAGGTTtacccaaaataattaaaaagaGAGACCCATTGAGAAACATAATATACTTTAGGGTTTTGAAgttcaccaccaccacaacatcATATTTTACAAGGAATTGGTGTTTTCAGATTAGAAACTCTTGAAGCATGGtgatcaccaccaccacaacatTATCTACTTCAAAAAATATGAGTAGCGCTAACAATCTTAATGCTTCAGCAGCCGCCTGTGGCCGTGGTAGAGCGCCAACATCTTCAGTAAAACGTGAACCTAGCGTGGATGTGGCTTCTCCTCCCCCGCCTACTTCTGTCTCTCGGCTCAAAATCCCCAAAAGAATTCTTCTGGAACACCAACTTCTACGGTTCCCGACTCTTCAAACAAGATGAAAGGAGGATCAAAGGGAAGAGATAGACGAAAATATTGATCTGCCTGGAAAATCCACCCTGCTGGATCTGTCCCTTCAAAGTTGGGAAATTTCAGATTGATAGGCGCTGCATGAATACCTGAAAGAGCATCTAAAATACCATTGCCATTAGAGACATTATTTCCATTCGTACCATTACTACCATTTGTAGCATTGCTGCCATTCGATCCACCAAATCCAGGAGGTGTATTTAGAGGAAAACGCGCAAGAAGGAGTGATGCCATGTTACGAGTAATAGTATCAACAAGAGTTGTGGTATCTTGCATGTTCTGCTGCATCACAGTAGCCATCTCTTGCAATGATTCTCTAAAATAGATTGCAAGCTTGTATTATGCAAGGTTTGTGTTCTTGCCATAAGCGCGTCAATAACCGCTGCTCTTGATTGTTCTTCCTTGTCGTTGGTGTCAATAACAATCTCCATAAAGTCTCTAACTGTTGTATCCAAGGTTTTCATCATGGATGTAAGCTGGTTAACTTCTTCGGTGAGAGTCATGATGAACATCGGAAGAGAAAAACAATGGATAAAAtcaacctgctctgataccagatgttATGATCCTATACCTTAAAAAGGGTTTTGAACTTAGGGTTTGAATGAAAACAGTAGAAGTAgataagaaaaacaagagaataagaagatttagaagagaaaagaagaagtcagacgaagaagatttaagaagataatTGTATTGCCTGCCTGAATGTTTACAGGACTCAGATATATATAGTTGTTGTATCTTCCTAAACAAGAATGTAGCTGACTTCTAACAATAACTATAACTACTTCATCAAGATTAAGCTAAATAAGGAAATCATATGAAAGGAAATAACGTGTAGAGGTGTTGGTGTCACAACATCCCACCCTGCCTAAAAAatggcttgtcctcaagcctGAAAGTCTGGAAAGCGAATCAGTAGTTCATCCACATCCTCCCATGTTGCTTCTTCAGTTGTATGATCTTTCCACATGACCAGCCACTTTGTCCCAGCAACATTCCCCCTCTTAAACATCTTACGATCCAAGATTGTATCAGGTTCCCGTTTCTCATAGTTGACTGTCACAGGTAAGTCAGTATTAAGAATCTCAGATGATCCAAGTTTCAATTTCAACTGTGAGACGTGAAACACAAGATAAATTCGACTCGTAACTGGCAACTCTAAGCGGTAACCAACTGTCCCAATTTTCTCAATGACCTTGAATGGTCCATAGAACTTAGGTGACAACTTAGAGAATGAATAAGTAGCTGCAGTAGTTTGACGATAAGGTTGTAATCGCAAGAAAACCCAATCGTTGACTGAAAAGCTACGTTCAGTCCTATGCGCATCAGCATAAGCCTTCATTCTAGCTTGCGCATCATGTAAATTTGATTTAAGAATCTTCAAAATGTGATCTCTGGCTTGTAGAACTATATCAACAACATGGACAGTAGTTGAGCCTGACAGATATGTAGTAATTGTTCGATGAGTCTTACAGTAAAGAGCTTGATAAGGGTTCATTCTAATGGATGTATTATAACtagtgttataccaccattctgccCATGGTAGCCAGTTAAGCCAATCCTTTTGTTTAATCCCAGCAAAGCAACGTAAATAACATTCCAAGGTTCTGTTGGTAACTTCTGTTTGTCCGTCAGATTGAGGATGATATGCAGAGCTTCAACAAAGCTGAGTGTGTTGCAAAGAAAAGAATGCCTCCCAGAAATTGCTCATAAAAATTGGGTCGCGATCACTAGTGATGCTCTTGGGCATTCCATGTAAACGTACTATTTCTCGTACGAAAATCTCAGCCACAGTATTAGCTGAATAAGGATGAGAAATAGGCACAAAATGTGCGTACTTTGACAGACGATCTACCACCACTAATATACTTGTCTTTCGGTTAGATGCAGGAAACCTATCCACAAAATCCGTAGAGATATCGACCCACACATCAGTAGGTATAGATAAAGGATGTAGTAATCCTGGAGGGGCTATGGATTCAGCTTTGTTTCGTTGGCAAGTGTCACAACAAGCAATGTAATCCTTAACTGATTTTTTCATCCCTGGCCAATAAAATTTTTGTTGAAGACGCTTGTAAGTTCGTAAATAACCAGAATGTCCCCCTGTTGGTGATGAATGAAACTCATCGAGAAGCTTATTGCACCATAAAGAAGTAGATACTACTGCAACTCTGTTCTTGTAACGAAGAACgttattgtaggatcataatctcgcagcaataatgcctcagcgaaattattaacaacacaacacgacagtgttgcagaacaacttcagaaacgacataataaacgacatcatccaaatcatgaaaaaagtgtgacggtcctgcgaaaataaggaagtttgcgagattgatatttataaggttgcgacaatgtcgcaagtcatatccgaaaataaaggacagattagctgtcatccactatgtaattccctataaatagtcgttcagttgtaaaggaaagggagagatctttttgaggaaaaaaaataggAGAGAAAATCAGTGGTGTTTTCTtgatcctttatcttttcttgtaagattgttcaaagattcatcaataaaattaagattgttaatccaaaaatgagttgaatgttaatgaaatcttgtgaggggtgtagtgtaggatttcctgcaactacataatggcgctagaaacagggacgaagattgaagatcaccctagaaaagttgaagattaatatttgatttgtgggaaattagaataactggtgaagaattttacggaatctcttacaattcattagtattgaagaaatggctagaaggaaATATATCGAACAACCAACaacgctagaagaagaagtaaaagacttgctggaagggagagaagtgaaaggagaatctactagaataaaaatgatggagaaaatcaaattcaacaaccagttcaacaaacaccggtacaaaatagaactatggattatgatagagtgagcatacacacttggcgatcaaattcagcaagaagaagaagaagacaaagagAAATAGACAAACAGAGGGAGAAGAaatagatgaaggaataattcatggagatgaggaaattggagcgttagagatgagacgaagaatacatgaagaaagaagagctgaggcagaagaacgtgcaaatctaacaaggcaaaatcacgaattgaggatggaaaatatgagactacagagtagaagatcgagaagtactacaagatcatattcaagatcgactagaagagagatgaggcgaaactcacccacagttaatgctggaaataatattcgagaagaaatacaaatcctaatgaagaacatcgcgaagatagagaaaggactgatgatcgttacgttccacaaaatgaaacttttgatgataggaaaatgatagaaatcaagagaatggacaacgtcagggacgaaataatcaagatggcgaagggaatcgagaggaaggaaggagaattttacatgagagagaactcaaagaaatcaacaaacgattgaagaagaaattgaaagacactatgctgaacaagcacgtttaacttgcgaacgtgaaagattgagagcggaaatggaagaacaagagcttcaggaggcaattcgccagaacaatcacgacaatcgagaaagaaggcgtacacaaaaccggaataacggtaatctcaatgaagagtatgatagagtacagaggagggctgaaagacacgaatggaattgataagaaatgaacaaaatcatggaggggaaaatgagagacatcatatgcgaattcaagatagagatgaggaagagaatcgcaggagaagacgagatgaggatgatgaagaagaaatgcaaaatttcgcgagagaagaaagacatgaacgcagaagaagggaggcgaaattaaaaagaccaatggatcaaaattcaggcgtaaatgaacaaatcttaaaagaattggaagaaatgagaggaatgctaaataatagaggagaagtaggcagaagacaattagatgaagctatagaagaagctgcgaaaactccatttacaagagaagtacaactaggaggaataccccgaaatgcaatttccgcattaaccaacattttgatggaacaacttgtgcaattcaacacattaaagcctatgtgagtgcatgttacagtgggaaaatcatgatgtcgtattgtgcaagtattttgcatccagtctaacaggagaggcgttaaaatggttcgaaggtctaccaaaaatacaataacatctttcaatcatttgcagaccacattcttgggggcatatataagtaacaattcttcgcgacctggtattgaagatgtgtttggattaaaacaaaggattggcgaaagtttgaagcatctaacaaaaggtggaggactatgtgtagtgaatggctggccgtgtggatgagagatatcttattgtcatttatcaatgctatgttcgcaaccaatctattgtatgtccaaattttcagagtcaagaaacAATCACAATgacgaactgcgagaacttcaggaagagtatattgctctagaggaaaggcaaaatgaatggaatcatacccagttgcgaacaccattcacaagcagcgaatgcaagcttattacccaaactaataaacacagtggcgagcacttcgcaagacaacaagaaaaggtgacgggcaacaatcaacagaaactggtggctatgggaagccgagatcaagaggagtatgaaagagaaagaaatttctacaatcgtggtggaaataacaagattcaaagacttgatcagccgcaagaaacttatggaggtcaaagacaaaactataatagaggacaaggaggtcacaaggtagtatgggagaaatcaagatgccacctctaaatgcaagtggagaaaatatgggaagctataattttgatggagaatataccaacaccatggaacatgggaacggaaccacctcaagcaacagaagtcatgagttctgttcttatcatcatttcatggacatactacaaatgattgcagaaatataaagagaattattctgagaatgatagatcaaggaaaactaaaccactttctggtagggcatccacaatctcaaccatttacGCCACCAccacagagcatcacagagtaaacacggtaaaagaaaggaaacattcttcgtagaagttggtgcaaaagcaaagaatctattctgtcactctatcgtacattcatacaagacaattgaagattttcatgacaatgttttgagtagagtgttcgcaagagacaatgatggaagagaaattatgaa
This DNA window, taken from Papaver somniferum cultivar HN1 chromosome 3, ASM357369v1, whole genome shotgun sequence, encodes the following:
- the LOC113360905 gene encoding uncharacterized protein LOC113360905, with protein sequence MYPQGDFSPSRVNSTSHLKIIQQIKGGLNDEYLKILKKMSIGHLLNMEPTRFSGPIINSLLRRVVEPLAGNDPDSMYFCIGGKVVKYGMWESALVTGLSFKGSDVIHPRGCAGSELINKYFLGKKSITLGELSRKFDSLEQSTDKVKLGLVLLVQGVLMGNEYVRDVNLAYFHMVENIEKFNKFPWGKLCHQRMLKCFRNVVGGKKEVEQIGKSKTNPKGKSAIAGHGSFRSAYNLYGFPYAFQVWAFEIIPLLRKSFAISLEPKQFPRVLHYACDSIHPESSAVENILTSKIEVLACIKPVEGEMSSKYKGSVLLISADLSELEDDDEDKAVEMEISMEMQSANEEWEVAKDRMMVQKHKHPNPVLTRIPSF